A segment of the Ipomoea triloba cultivar NCNSP0323 chromosome 1, ASM357664v1 genome:
TAAGTTAGACAAAAAATCTTAGAAGTGATTTTAgcttaaaatgatttttaaagaATAACGCAACTTTCTAAAGTTcctttattttgaaataaaaatattgaaagCATATTTAATTGTACTGTATGTAAATTGTTTTGTGATGAGGGTTTAAAGTCAAATgaatataatttgtaaaattttcatcaCACCCCATAGAAAATGATTGTTCTGTCCATACAATAAATTTAGTTCATTCTCTCCTATCCTTTTCaacattataattaaaaaaaaaaatcctaaattTGAACTACTACCCTCATTCACATTAGTATTTGGAAATTGAAGTGTAGTTTGATTAccactattttctttttcacgTGATAGTTTATGTCTATTCAAATCCCAAACActactttgttttgttttgttttgtttttttttatggtttattattaattggtgTGATATACTTTatactcttttctttttatttttatttttatttttcttttttttttggttgagaaTTTTCATTTTATGATTAATAAAGTCACCAGAATTCCAGTAATACTTGATTGAACCAATTAATTCACGAGCTTATCTGATCAAGCCACAATATgcagaaatatatataaacgTTTAAATATAACTCAactgtatatatattgaataaaaagatcattatattatatttatcaaagtACAATGAAGAGATCACAAATATTTCATTCAATctaacatatttaatttggcACATTGCTTGGCTCTATGAGATTGACAGGATCTTGGTCAAAGTACCAATCGTAGAATGCCCTTTCTTAATATTCATAAACATTAATCATTTGTATAATATGGCACGTTGCTTGGGTCTATGAGATTGACAGGACGTTGGTCAAAGTACCAATCGTAGAATGCGCTCACGATGGTCtgacaaaaaaagaagaagttagATTATATGTCATAATGTATACGTTACCTCCATGTGGTCCTTCGTCCACTAGGACCAAAAGATCGATAgggtttattttaaaaataaaaaaaatcattaatacAGGACTTTATTTTGTTACCGTTGAATTCTGATCTGCAAGCATTTTCGTCTTATAGTAGTTTAAAGCAAAGCCATGACCAAAGCGAGAAGTAACTATAAATCCTTTGGTGGCACTTGAGTGTGGCAATGCACTTATTATTTGTTGTctgaaatctgaaaaaaaaatgtcacattgaaattaatttaatttattgaataaaaatattttgtgataAAAATGGGAACATGCCTTGTAGCAGGGCCATATCACTTGGGCAAACAGACGAGTGATTCTTAATGGCATTGTACAAGTCCATCGAGAAAGTATTTCGCACCTATTAAGAAgccacaaattaaaattaccaaaaaataaaattaatattaagcaTGTAAATGCACAAATAAATTAAGTGGAGCTAACCTGAAATGAATCGAATGCTGAATGGACAATAAATAGGGGGGATTTCACATATTGCACCAAATTTTTTGGTTGGAAGCACTGCATAATTCAAAGTTACATAACgttggaagattttttttttgattaaatattaagaataatatatatttatgagtGGTTGTGCACTCTCTTATTCTTTAAGAGAGATTCAGAGCTCCAACTTGAAAaactaatcatatatatataaataatttttgtgtttagaAATATGCTTATTTAATCTTATACCTCAAATGGACTCATTTTTGAAGTGCACTCTATAGGCAATGCCTTGTTTGGTTgctaaataaaattcaaaatcaatttcttgtcagaaatgaaaaatgttaaatataaaCACACAAAGGCTAGGAGAGAAAGAGGAGAGAATTATTACATGCAAAGCAACCACATCGGTAAAAATAGCTTTAAAGAATTTTGCATGGTTGGGATCTTTCCTGTTAAGATAATCATATAGTTTTGAAAACCACATTAATCAAACATACCATATGtattttcttacaaaatttCTGTATTATAACAATTAGTCTTACACAACAAGAAAGAGAGAACTATCTGAAAGGCATTTTACTCTAACGCCTTTTGGAAATCGACTGGTAAAGTTATCACAATGTACCAACACGCCTAATCCACCTGCTGAACCGCCGGCAAAAATGACCTGTTATCAAACAAATGAAAAGTTTTAAACTATTGTAACTATATATTGTTcccttaaataaaaatataaccaAGTTTAGAAAGTTACATTTTTGGCAGCTTTCATTCCCTTTGCCATTAACTCATCCACAACCACTTGGAAAATCCTTGCTCCTCTATAGTAAAGTTTAGTGACCTAATAGAAATGGATAATGCTTATATATATGAGGTGTATGTCTATTTTAACTGATGAAAGGCTGAGATGCATACCGGATCAGGATTTTCAACATCTCCGGCGAATGACCCTCCATCACAATACCGGATAACAACTCGATTCCACTTATAAAAATAAGTGTTCTTTTCATTTGTACCATAAAATCCTTTAAATTCGAAAGTTGTTATGTTGAGACTAGAACCCAAGTCACCGGCTGCACGGTTCGGACAACTCTGAACAGAAAAGTCGGGAGTAGAATATGCATCATTACTCATACACCACCCACCTCCCtgtataaaaatcaaaataacataattaaactttgattatatatatatatatatatatatatatatatatatatatatatatatatatatatatatagagagagagagagagagaataagaAATCTCAAAAACGAATTTGGTTATTAGtacaattttctcttttgaGAACTCACTTGAAGGTAAATAAGCCAATTGCTAGCGTCTTCACCTTTTCCTGGAGAGAAATGATAGGCAGGTGGACTCCCATCCAAACAAACTACaacattttataataatcaaatattaaattacttaaaaataatacaaaattttaatgaatCATGCATAGTTTTAAATTGTATATAATTTACCAGCGCCCTTCTCGATGGCACTTTGGATAATAGTTTTTGGAATAAGAGTGCCACCCTGAGGATTAGGTGTGGGGATAGAATAGGGGTTTACATATTGTGGAAATGTTactaaagaaaaaataagtaaaattatcCAATCGGTTGAGATAGCCATTCtgcaaattaaacaataaaaaatttcaataaagTATGATGAAGAGATGCAGAGAGAGCTAACAGGAGGGTGAATTTAATTAGATAGAGTTCAGAGAGGAATTTAGATGGATAACACATAAATATTTGCTCATAATGATGAAAGGCACTCGCTACTACTTTACCACTATATTATCTTGTAACTTTTTTTGTAAAGAATGATTACCGCACCATTATAAAATGAGATTTgtagaaaattttaattgtaataaaagttttcataaaatttagaacaaattgataagtaaaaattattaaatttatattaataaaaaataataatgacaataaacgtgtaatatttttttgagtacaaatatgtaatattttaatttattataacctattttaataattgacatttttttatattttgtattaaaatgcatattacttattagtttatcaaaaaatattaatattaataaaattttctttatgcATTGCtaatgttaatttattttgtttgaataaattaaGTCATGTGTATTTAatataaacttaaaaattttatttgttaaaaaaatctgaataaattaaaatattaaaatttaatcttcatttttatttttaacaacatagattaaattatttattgtatcaatatattatttttcgtATTAAACTTCTTAATACAACTACATTTTTTTGCAAACcacattttataataatatttaagtgTCTTTCACATGCAACAGACCTTAGCTAGCTAGCACCAAAAGATCATATAAGAGAAATTaaaccaatataatataatcttaCAAGAAATTTTAGcctaaaacaaatataatataatagccTAGCTTCAGAGATCCAAAAAGTTAGATAAGTTAGACAATAAATCTTACAAGAGATGTTAgcctaaaataatttttgaagaaCAATGTAACTTTCTAAATTTCCTTTATattcactaaaattattgaaaGCGTCATATTTAATTGTACTGCTTGTAAATTGTTTGTGATGAGGGTTTAAAGtcaaatgaatataattagtaaAATTTTCATCACCCCCCATGGAAAATGATTGTTCTGTCCATACTATATATTTAGTCCATTCTCTCCTATCCTTTTcaacattataattttttttaaaaaaaaatcctaaattAGAACTGCTAGTCTGCTACCCTCATACACATTAGTATTTGGAAATTGAAATGTAGTTCGATTAccactattttctttttcatgtgATAGCTTATATATGTCTATTCAAATCCCAAACa
Coding sequences within it:
- the LOC116010539 gene encoding pectin acetylesterase 11-like; translation: MAISTDWIILLIFSLVTFPQYVNPYSIPTPNPQGGTLIPKTIIQSAIEKGAVCLDGSPPAYHFSPGKGEDASNWLIYLQGGGWCMSNDAYSTPDFSVQSCPNRAAGDLGSSLNITTFEFKGFYGTNEKNTYFYKWNRVVIRYCDGGSFAGDVENPDPVTKLYYRGARIFQVVVDELMAKGMKAAKNVIFAGGSAGGLGVLVHCDNFTSRFPKGVRVKCLSDSSLFLVVKDPNHAKFFKAIFTDVVALHQPNKALPIECTSKMSPFECFQPKNLVQYVKSPLFIVHSAFDSFQVRNTFSMDLYNAIKNHSSVCPSDMALLQDFRQQIISALPHSSATKGFIVTSRFGHGFALNYYKTKMLADQNSTTIVSAFYDWYFDQRPVNLIDPSNVPYYTND